The sequence TAAAAGAAGAAATGGTAGCAGATTACATCTTCCCAACACTAAAAACAGGCGCATGCTACGAAGGTAAGTACCTACTAGGTACTTCTATGGCACGTCCTATTATTGCTAAGGCTCAAGTTGAAGTGGCACGTAAAGTAGGTGCAGACGCACTGTGTCACGGCTGTACAGGTAAAGGTAACGACCAAGTTCGTTTTGAAGGCGCATTTGCAGCACTAGCACCAGACCTACATGTGATTGCGCCTTGGCGTGAGTGGGATCTAGTAAGCCGTGAAGAGTGTCTAGATTACCTAGCTGAGCGTAACATCCCTTGTTCTGCATCACTGACTAAAATCTACTCTCGTGATGCAAACGCATGGCACATCTCAACAGAAGGTGGCGTTCTAGAAGATACATGGAATGCGCCAAACGATGATTGCTGGGCATGGACAGTCGATCCAGAGCAAGCGCCAAACGAATCAGAAACAGTGACTGTTAAAGTTGAAAAAGGCGAAGTGACTGAGATCAATGGCGAGAAAATGACGCCATACAACGCGCTAGTATTCTTAAATGAAAAAGGCGTTAAACACGGTGTTGGTCGTATTGATATCGTAGAAAACCGTCTTGTTGGTATGAAATCTCGTGGTTGTTACGAAACTCCAGGGGGCACTATCATCATGGAAGCGCTACGTGCTGTTGAGCAACTTGTGCTTGATAAAGCCGCTTTTGAATTCCGTGAAGAGTTGGGCGTAAAAGCGTCTCACCTTGTCTATGATGGCCGTTGGTTTACTCCACTATGTCGTTCAATCCTTGCTGCTTCAGATGAACTGGCTCAAGATGTGAATGGTGAAGTAGTGATTAAACTGTATAAAGGTCAAGCAACCGTTGTTCAGAAACGTTCTGACAACAGCCTTTACTCTGAAGAGTTTGCTACATTCGGCGAAGACGAAGTATACGACCAAAGCCATGCTGAAGGCTTTATCCGTCTGTACTCGCTTTCAAGCAGAATCCGCGCTCTTAATGAATTAAAGAAATAGCGTTAAAAATAGAATAAAGTAAGCAGCATTAGACTAAGGAATTTCAGGAGAACACAATGGCATTATGGGGCGGTAGATTTACCCAAGCAGCAGACACTCGGTTTAAACAGTTCAACGATTCACTTCGCTTTGATTACCGATTGGCTGAGCAAGACATTGTTGGCTCGATCGCTTGGTCTAAGGCTCTGCATTCGGTCAATGTTCTAACAGAAGAAGAGCAACAGAAACTTGAGTTAGCACTTAACGAGCTAAAACTGGAAGTGATGGAGGATCCTGAACAGATCCTTCAATCTGATGCTGAAGATATCCACTCATGGGTAGAGCAACAGTTAATCGGCAAAGTCGGGGATCTGGGTAAGAAGCTACACACCGGTCGTTCACGTAACGATCAGGTAGCAACGGATCTTAAACTCTGGTGTCGTCAGCAAGGTAATCAACTGTTGATTGCTCTAGATAAACTGCAAACCAAAATGGTTTCTGTTGCTGAGCAACATCAAGGCACTGTATTGCCAGGCTACACGCACTTACAGCGTGCTCAGCCGGTAACTTTTGCACACTGGTGTCTTGCCTACGTTGAAATGCTAGAGCGTGACTACTCAAGACTGAGTGACGCAATCAAGCGTTTGGATACTTGTCCGCTAGGTTCTGGCGCATTGGCGGGTACGGCTTATCCAATGGATAGAGAGCAACTCGCGCATTCATTGGGCTTTCGTCGTGCAACCCGTAACAGTCTAGATTCTGTTTCTGATCGTGACCATGTTATGGAGCTGATGTCGATTGCATCACTGTCAATGTTGCATCTGTCTCGTCTGGCAGAAGATATGATCTTCTACAACTCAGGTGAGTCTAACTTCATTGAATTGGCTGACACTGTGACTTCAGGTTCTTCATTGATGCCACAGAAGAAAAACCCAGATGCACTAGAGTTGATTCGTGGTAAGTGTGGCCGTGTGTACGGTTCACTGGCGGGCATGATGATGACAGTTAAAGCATTGCCACTAGCGTACAACAAAGACATGCAAGAAGATAAGGAAGGTCTATTTGACGCCTTAGACACTTGGAATGATTGTATGGAAATGGCGGGTCTGTGTTTTGAAGGCATTAAAGTGAACGGTGAACGTACACTTGAAGCGGCGAAACAAGGCTATGCGAACTCTACTGAGCTTGCTGATTACCTAGTAGCGAAAGGCATTCCATTCCGTGAAGCGCACCATATTGTTGGGGTTGCGGTCGTGGCGGCCATTGCTAAAGGTTGCGCACTGGAAGAGTTGAGCATTGAAGAGCTGAAACAGTTCTCTGATGTTATTGAGCATGACGTGTATGAGATTCTGACCATAGATTCTTGTCTTGAGAAGCGTTCAGCACTGGGCGGTGTAAGCCCGCAACAGGTGGCGCATGCGGTTGAACAAGCACAGCAACGTTTAGAGCAAAGAGACACCTCTGGCGTTAAAGTTCGCGCTGCTCGCCTCACTGATATCGATACCTTAGAAGGTATGGTGGCTTACTGGGCTGGCTTAGGTGAAAACTTGCCGCGTAGCCGCAGTGAACTGATCCGTGATATTGGCTCTTTTGCGGTCGCAGAGCATCTTGGTGAAGTGACAGGTTGTGCTTCTCTGTATGTGTATGACTCAGGCTTAGCTGAAATTCGCTCTCTAGGTGTAGAGGCGGGTTGGCAGGGACAAGGTCAAGGCACAGCGGTTGTACAGCACTTGGTAGAACGAGCTCGTCAAATGGCGATTAAGAAAGTCTTTGTACTGACTAGAACGCCAGAGTTCTTTATGAAGCATCACTTCATTCCGACCTCAAAAATGCTACTACCAGAGAAAGTGCTAAAAGACTGTGAACAATGTCCACGTCAACACGCATGTGATGAAGTGGCATTGGAGCTGAACCTTAATGAGCAAATAATAGCTACGGTCAACGTCGCTTAATGTTGCACAGCACTATGCTAAATAACAGCACTATGCTAAATATCAGGAACTAGTTTAAAAAAGCAGTGTCTATAACAATACCACTGCTTTTCTTAGACCATTTCTAAGACGGCCCTTGAGCAAATCTGTTCAGGGGCCCTTTGTTTTTATGCGCGGTAGCGATTTTCTGTCATTTGCTATTCGATCTCATAGACACTTTCTAATCATTCATCTAGCCCCATAAACATGAACTTATTTACAATGCCGTCTCTATTTTAAGGGGATAAAAATACCATGATTGAACGTCAACAAACCAAACAACGAATGAGCCGTATTGTTAAGCACAACGGAACGATTTACCTATGTGGTCAGGTGTGTGCCGATGCCACTAAAGGCATTACTGAGCAAACCCAAACTATGCTGGATAAAGTAGAAGAATTGCTACTCGAAGCGGGCAGTGATAAAGAGCATATGCTGTCTGCCACCATCTACATCAAAGACATGCAAGATTTCCAAGAAATGAATGCCGTTTGGGATGCTTGGGTACCAGAAGGTCATGCACCGGCACGAGCGTGTGTCACTGCTGATATGGCTCGTGAAGCTCTGTTAGTTGAAATCTCAGTGATTGCTGCAGAAAAATAACTCAATCTAATCTTATTTTTGAAGGGTTCCCCACGTTATTAAAAACTATTTTGATAGGTATTAACGTTTGGTGTTACCTTATTGATAGGTAAATATTATTGAGAACAACTTTTGAATATTAGAGATTTTGAATATTTAGTGTCTTTGGCCGAGCACAAACATTTTCGTAAGGCCGCTGAAGCCTGTTTTGTGAGTCAGCCGACGTTAAGTGGTCAAATTCGTAAACTTGAAGATGAATTAGGTACCGCTTTACTTGAAAGAAGCAGTCGTAAAGTGTTGTTTACCGATGCTGGACTGTTACTTGTCGAACAAGCCAAGAAGGTACTTGCTGAAATTAAGCAGTTTACTGAAATGGCCAGCGCACAGGGTGATTCAATGCATGGGCCGATACATATAGGCTTTATCCCTACGGTAGGCCCATACCTGATGCCGCTGATTGTACCTAAGATAAAACATGATTTTCCTGATTTGGAAATGTTCCTGTATGAAGCGCAAACGCATCAGCTGGTTTCACAATTGGAAGAGGGAAAACTGGATTGTCTTATTCTGGCCGCAGTAAAAGAAACCGAACCTTTTAATGAGTTAGATATTTATGAAGAACCATTAGTTCTGGCGGTTCCTGAAAATCATCGATGGGGCGGGTTACAACAACTGGATATGCAGGAGTTGCAAGGCAGTACCGTACTTTCTTTAGGGGATGGGCACTGTTTGCGAGATCAAGCACTAGGGTTTTGCTTTGCTTCTGGCGCAGTGGAAGATCAACGCTTTAAAGCAACCAGCTTGGAAACACTGAGAAATATGGTTTCTGCGGGCTCGGGTATTACTCTGTTACCAGAATTAGCTGTGCCACAGGAAAAATCCAAAGATGGCGTAAGCTATATTGAAGCGGTCAACCCTCAACCCTGTAGAAAATTGGTTTTGGCTTATCGACCGGGCTCACCATTCAAACCAAGGTTTGAGGCATTAGCAAAGTATATCGCCACTAGCTTGCAAGAGTCTTGATTAAGCGAGATAAAAAAATCCCCAGACATTGTCTGGGGATTTTGTGTTTCTAATGCTTAGAATAAGCTTCCGCTATCTTCGCCATCCTCACTATCAGAGGAGTCACTGGAGAAAATATCTTCGCCGTAGAATCCATTGCTAGTGTTTTCAGGTTCGTATTCTGTCGGCGCTGTGCCTTCTAGGAAATACTCAAAGCGAGATGTTTCGTCGGCTTTTTGTGTCAGTAGGCTAGAACTACGATCAATACGTGCTTGAATGATGTGTCTAGGCACATGCTTACGTTTAATTGGCTTATCAGCCAATGCCACACGCATAAAGTCAATCCACGCAGGTTGTGCTGTTTTCGCCCCCGCTTCACCGCCAGAGGCTTGTTTAGAGCCTAGGTTAGCGTTTTTGCTAGTACGTCCTAGGTTGCGGTTGTGATTATCAAAACCAACCCAAGTAACGGCAACAACATTTGGACCAAAGCCACTGTACCAAGCATCTTTCGATGAGTTAGTGGTACCTGTTTTACCGCCAATATCACGACGTTTTAGGGTTTGCGCACGGAAACCTGTGCCATTCCAGCCTGTACCTTTAGACCAGTTACCACCACCCCAGATGTTGCTGTACATCAACTCTCTGACTAAGAAAGCGGTTTGTGGGGTAATCACTCTTGGTGCGTATCTTGGTTGAGTATGCTCAGCCTGAATAGTTTCACCTTTGTCATTGGTTAGCTCTGTTAGCTTCATTTCATGATCTTGAGCGTGTTTAGTCACGTCAGTTACTAAGGTGTTGTCACAGTGAGTTTTACAGATAACCGTTGGGTTAGCTTGGAAACGAACTTCACCATATGGGTTTTCTACACGTTCAATGTAGAAAGGTTCTACATAGTAACCGCCGTTGGCAAACACGGAATAACCTTGCGCCATTTGCACCGGCGTCAAGCTACCGGCACCTAGTGCGATGGTTTCTGAGCGAGGCGTGTTCTCTTTAGCAAAGCCAAAGCGAGTCAGATAATCACGAGTCTTATCCAGACCCACAGCACGCAATACACGCACCGCCATTACGTTTTTCGATTGAGCAAGCCCGATACGAAGACGTGTTGGACCAAGATAAGTCGGTGGTGAGTTTTTAGGACGCCACGCAGTGCCAGCACTCTCATCCCATTGGTTGATAGGGGCATCGTTGATCAAGGTTGCCAAAGTCATGCCATCATCAATCGCAGCCGAATAGATAAATGGTTTAATACTTGAGCCTACCTGACGTAACGATTGAGTAGCACGGTTGAACTTGTTGTGTACAAAGTTAAACCCGCCAACCAATGAGGTAATACGTCCTGAGGTTGGTTCAATAGAAACCATTGCCGTATTCGCGCTTGGGATTTGGCTTAGTCGCCAAACAATCGGCGCTGGTTCTTCTGCTGGTTGTTGCTCAGTATCTGCTTTTGTATCAACGACAGGCGTTTCTACAGGAGTCAGTGCGCGAGCTATGTCCGTTGGACGAACCCAAACTTGCTGGCCAACTTCTAGAATGTCAGATGCGCTTTTCGGTGCAGGACCTTGGCTCTTATCGGTTTTATAACGACGAGCCCAGCTCATGCCATCCCATTCTATAGTTTGGTAACCATAACTTTTAATGAAGACTTGAGCCGTTTTACCCTCAATGTTAGTGATCACTGCCGGGCGCATAGCACCATAGCTTGGTTGGGTACGTAGGTATTTCTCTAGAGCGGGTTGATCCATAGCGGTTGCATTGGCAGCCCAAACGACTTTCTCTTCACCACGGTAACCATGACGTTCGTCGTAGTTCACAAGGTTAGTGACAGCCGCAATATTAGCTGCATTTTGCAGTTTTGAATCTACCGTGGTGTAGATGCGCATACCTGAGGTATAAGCCGCTCCTTCACCAAATTTTTTCACCATCCAAGCACGAGCGATTTCTGCCACGTATGGCGCTCTTACTTGTGGCTGTGCGCCATGAGTCTCACCTAACAGATCTTCTGCTGTCGCATCATCAAATTGCTGTTGAGTGATTTTTTGCTCAGCAAGCATTCGGCCCAGTACCACATTACGTCGCGTGGTGGCGCGATCGATAGAATAGATAGGGTTCATGGTTGACGGCGCTTTTGGTAGGCCGGCAATAACTGCCAATTCACCTAGCGTAAGGTCTTGTAGACTTTTACCAAAGTAAACTTGGGCAGCGGCACCTACACCATAGGAGCGATGTCCTAGGTAGATTTTATTAAGGTATAACTCGAGGATCTCTTGTTTACTTAATAACTGCTCAATGTGAACGGCGATAAATATCTCTTTAATTTTACGCATTACTTTCTTCTCATTGGATAAGAAGAAGTTTCGAGCTAACTGCTGAGTAATGGTACTTGCCCCTTGGCTGGCTGAACCTGTTGAGATTACAGCGACAGCGGCGCGAGTAATACCAATAGGGTCAAAACCATAGTGCTCATAGAAGCGGCTATCTTCGGTAGAGATAACAGCATCAATCAGTTCTTGAGGGATTTGATCAAGTTTTAAAGGGATACGACGCTTCTCACCAAACTGGGCGATCAGTTTACCGTCGTGTGTGTACACCTGCATTGGTGTTTGCAGTTCAACATCTTTCAGCGTTGCCACATCCGGCAATTGGGGCTTCAGATAATAGTAAAAACCAAAAATTGTACCTAGCCCAAGAACGATGCAAATCAGTGCAAGGACTAATGTAATCTTTATGAACTTCACCCAAGTTTCCTTGTTTTTGAAAGATTTAAATTTGCTCATATTAACAACGAGCATAAACACTAACTTAGTGTAACCGCTTTTTTAGTTGGCTACCTAAATTTTTGATATTTACTGTATTTAACAGGGATTTGTATGCTTTATTCCATATTTTCCGGTATTTCCATACGTCAAAACAAACTGATTTGTGTTGTGCTGAAGAACGGTAAATCGGGATGGAAAATACAGGATTGCCTGACTTATCCGATTAAAAGTAAAAATGATTGGAAATCCGTTAGCGCAGAGCTAAATAAGCATTTACCAAAATGGCGGAATTGTGTCGCAATAAGCTTACAATTTGAAGAGGTGTTACGTAAGAGTTCTGTTATAAATTCACCTTTATCCGCCGATGAAGAGTCATCTTATGTGCGTGAACAGCTATCTCAAGTGTTAGGGCAAGACCCACTTGCCTATGACTATAAGCGCAGTGTCGATCAAAGCGAAGCAGAGGATCTCGACTTATTTATCTGTAAAAAGGAGACATTGGATACCTTACTAAATGAAACTAGCTTAACCATTAATGTGGTGGGGTGGGCACTGACGGATTTAGTTATCTTGAGTCAGCACTTGTTAGCAAATAAGCGGTTAAAGGCTGATTACGCCGTACAAATCAGCGATGACAAAATCACCGCCTTATCTCTTGATGGGCGACTCGCCACTCACACACTTGATGCCAATCCGTATAGTTTTTCTGAGCTGACCCAGAGCTTACGTCAACATGAATCTGCGCTGAACTTGCATCCAGAAAGTTCTAATTTGTGTTTATTGTTATTTGGGACTCAAGCACAAGTAACTCACTTCCAAGATGAAACCGCGAACGATTCAAACCTTGATTGTATTGATGCCTCTAAATTGTTGCAGGATAAAGTTGAACAGACGGAACTGATGGCATTTAGCTCGTATTATCCTGCACTTGCCTGTGCGCTTGGGGCAATGTCGTGGTGTGAGATGCTCTAATGATTAATTTTCTTCCTTGGCGAGAGCAAATAGCGCGCCGTAAAAAGTGGGCTTTTATCTTACGTCTTACTTTGTTGCCCTTGTTAGTGTTAGTTGGCGCGCTGATAGGGTTTGGGTTTGCTGCGCAATACCAACAACAGCTACGCACTGATCTACAAGCATTAACCTCGGAAGTCACTTCTGCGAAGCGTATTCATCTTGAGGCGACTAGTATCGCTGAGCAGCAGAATAACTGGCGCGAACGCTTGCTGTTAGCGCAGAGTTATCATGCTCAAGGTGAACGTCCTTTACCTATCGATATTTTGCCGCATAAGCCAACCATGCAAGGCATCAGTTTATTGAGCTTTGTTTGCCAACACTCAGAATGCGCAATTGAAGGAATGGTTCAGCATATCCATCAACTCAGCCCTTTTATGGATGAGTTAGCCTCGTCCCCTTTCTTAAAGTATCTACAGATTGAACAACTGCAGCCAAAGACCCGCGATGATAGGCAAAGTAGCACTCTATTTTTGATCTCATTTCAATTGGTCAATGAAGCACTGTGAGTTGGTTACTGTTTTACGACTGGAGTCGTTGGCTTTATTTCCCTAAAGCTTGGGTTTACGGGGTAAGTGTATTGATTGCAAGTTGCTGCGCGCTGGGTGCGTGGGGAGTTTGGGTTGGGTTTATGCAGCCAACACAGCAACAACTTAAACAGCAGTTGTTATCCAAGCAACATGAGCATCTTATCTTTTTAAAGAAATTAGAATTACTGGCTCAGCCACAACAAGATTATCAAGCTCAGTATCAACAGCTGATGATGAGCCGCCCCTTAACACTGTCAAAAGTGCACCTGTTTAATTATGTCTCCGCCGATTTACAA is a genomic window of Vibrio neonatus containing:
- a CDS encoding argininosuccinate synthase; protein product: MSKVKVNKVVVAYSGGLDTSVIIPWLKENYGCEVVAFVADVGQGEEELQGIEEKAKASGASACYIADLKEEMVADYIFPTLKTGACYEGKYLLGTSMARPIIAKAQVEVARKVGADALCHGCTGKGNDQVRFEGAFAALAPDLHVIAPWREWDLVSREECLDYLAERNIPCSASLTKIYSRDANAWHISTEGGVLEDTWNAPNDDCWAWTVDPEQAPNESETVTVKVEKGEVTEINGEKMTPYNALVFLNEKGVKHGVGRIDIVENRLVGMKSRGCYETPGGTIIMEALRAVEQLVLDKAAFEFREELGVKASHLVYDGRWFTPLCRSILAASDELAQDVNGEVVIKLYKGQATVVQKRSDNSLYSEEFATFGEDEVYDQSHAEGFIRLYSLSSRIRALNELKK
- the argH gene encoding argininosuccinate lyase translates to MALWGGRFTQAADTRFKQFNDSLRFDYRLAEQDIVGSIAWSKALHSVNVLTEEEQQKLELALNELKLEVMEDPEQILQSDAEDIHSWVEQQLIGKVGDLGKKLHTGRSRNDQVATDLKLWCRQQGNQLLIALDKLQTKMVSVAEQHQGTVLPGYTHLQRAQPVTFAHWCLAYVEMLERDYSRLSDAIKRLDTCPLGSGALAGTAYPMDREQLAHSLGFRRATRNSLDSVSDRDHVMELMSIASLSMLHLSRLAEDMIFYNSGESNFIELADTVTSGSSLMPQKKNPDALELIRGKCGRVYGSLAGMMMTVKALPLAYNKDMQEDKEGLFDALDTWNDCMEMAGLCFEGIKVNGERTLEAAKQGYANSTELADYLVAKGIPFREAHHIVGVAVVAAIAKGCALEELSIEELKQFSDVIEHDVYEILTIDSCLEKRSALGGVSPQQVAHAVEQAQQRLEQRDTSGVKVRAARLTDIDTLEGMVAYWAGLGENLPRSRSELIRDIGSFAVAEHLGEVTGCASLYVYDSGLAEIRSLGVEAGWQGQGQGTAVVQHLVERARQMAIKKVFVLTRTPEFFMKHHFIPTSKMLLPEKVLKDCEQCPRQHACDEVALELNLNEQIIATVNVA
- a CDS encoding RidA family protein, giving the protein MIERQQTKQRMSRIVKHNGTIYLCGQVCADATKGITEQTQTMLDKVEELLLEAGSDKEHMLSATIYIKDMQDFQEMNAVWDAWVPEGHAPARACVTADMAREALLVEISVIAAEK
- the oxyR gene encoding DNA-binding transcriptional regulator OxyR, which codes for MNIRDFEYLVSLAEHKHFRKAAEACFVSQPTLSGQIRKLEDELGTALLERSSRKVLFTDAGLLLVEQAKKVLAEIKQFTEMASAQGDSMHGPIHIGFIPTVGPYLMPLIVPKIKHDFPDLEMFLYEAQTHQLVSQLEEGKLDCLILAAVKETEPFNELDIYEEPLVLAVPENHRWGGLQQLDMQELQGSTVLSLGDGHCLRDQALGFCFASGAVEDQRFKATSLETLRNMVSAGSGITLLPELAVPQEKSKDGVSYIEAVNPQPCRKLVLAYRPGSPFKPRFEALAKYIATSLQES
- a CDS encoding penicillin-binding protein 1A; this translates as MKFIKITLVLALICIVLGLGTIFGFYYYLKPQLPDVATLKDVELQTPMQVYTHDGKLIAQFGEKRRIPLKLDQIPQELIDAVISTEDSRFYEHYGFDPIGITRAAVAVISTGSASQGASTITQQLARNFFLSNEKKVMRKIKEIFIAVHIEQLLSKQEILELYLNKIYLGHRSYGVGAAAQVYFGKSLQDLTLGELAVIAGLPKAPSTMNPIYSIDRATTRRNVVLGRMLAEQKITQQQFDDATAEDLLGETHGAQPQVRAPYVAEIARAWMVKKFGEGAAYTSGMRIYTTVDSKLQNAANIAAVTNLVNYDERHGYRGEEKVVWAANATAMDQPALEKYLRTQPSYGAMRPAVITNIEGKTAQVFIKSYGYQTIEWDGMSWARRYKTDKSQGPAPKSASDILEVGQQVWVRPTDIARALTPVETPVVDTKADTEQQPAEEPAPIVWRLSQIPSANTAMVSIEPTSGRITSLVGGFNFVHNKFNRATQSLRQVGSSIKPFIYSAAIDDGMTLATLINDAPINQWDESAGTAWRPKNSPPTYLGPTRLRIGLAQSKNVMAVRVLRAVGLDKTRDYLTRFGFAKENTPRSETIALGAGSLTPVQMAQGYSVFANGGYYVEPFYIERVENPYGEVRFQANPTVICKTHCDNTLVTDVTKHAQDHEMKLTELTNDKGETIQAEHTQPRYAPRVITPQTAFLVRELMYSNIWGGGNWSKGTGWNGTGFRAQTLKRRDIGGKTGTTNSSKDAWYSGFGPNVVAVTWVGFDNHNRNLGRTSKNANLGSKQASGGEAGAKTAQPAWIDFMRVALADKPIKRKHVPRHIIQARIDRSSSLLTQKADETSRFEYFLEGTAPTEYEPENTSNGFYGEDIFSSDSSDSEDGEDSGSLF
- a CDS encoding PilN domain-containing protein, encoding MINFLPWREQIARRKKWAFILRLTLLPLLVLVGALIGFGFAAQYQQQLRTDLQALTSEVTSAKRIHLEATSIAEQQNNWRERLLLAQSYHAQGERPLPIDILPHKPTMQGISLLSFVCQHSECAIEGMVQHIHQLSPFMDELASSPFLKYLQIEQLQPKTRDDRQSSTLFLISFQLVNEAL